CATAAAAAGCTTTCAAAGCATGGATGTTACAGAATTATTTGACTTGGCCAGTATTTTAGGGTATTTccctccaatcttttttttttaaatctttttttatttatttgaggggcgcctgggtggctcagtgggttaagcctctgccttcggctcgggtcatggtctcagagtcctggcatcgagctctgcattgggctctctgctcggcagggaacctgcttctccctctctctctgcctgcctgtctgcctatgtgatctctctgtgtcaaataaataaataaaaataaaaaaattaaaagattttatttatttgagagagaaagagagagagaacaagcagcaggagagggagaagcagactccccactgagcagggagcccaacaccgggcttgatcccaggaccctgagatcatgacctgagctgaaggcagagctcaatgactgagccacctaggtgcccccagtcttctgctattataaataatattcctttttggcttcatgaataaattatttttatgctatgttttttcaaagattttatttatttattagagagcatcagtgcatgagcaggggggaggggcagagggagagggagaaacagactcttcactgagcagggagcccgatgcagaacttgatcccaggactacaggatcatgacctaagcaaaatgcagatgcttgaccaactgaaccacccaggcacccataaaacTGCTATTCTTCCATAACACTTGGATCTAACACAAGTCTGTGTGAAGATCTGCCTTTGTTTCTCGGGTAAATATGGAAGAGAAGAGTGGTAGATGTGTGTTTACCTTTATgaaaaaactgccaaactgtttttaaaaacgGCTACACGATTTTATTTTCCCACCAGCAGCATATGGGAGTTCTAGTTCCTCTacgtcctcgccaacacttgGTGCGGTCAGGTGTTTCTTTAGTTTTAGTCATAGTGGCTGCAAGTGATACCTCGTTATGgctttaatttgctttttcttaataattaatGAAGTTTGAACACgtttcatatgtttattgaccATTTTGGAATTCTCTTCTAAAGAACCTATTCTTGTCTCCTGTCTATTTTTACATTGAGTGgtctgtctttttcttattaattctCTGCTCATTCTTTGATTCACTCATCTGTTCACCTTTGTGCTTGTGTGCTCACCCATgcgtactctctctttctctcatactcACTGGCTACTTAACTCACCCCATCACCTACACTTAACCTTCTTTTATTCCGCATTTATTGGATACCAGACAGTCACAGCGTTACTTACTGTTCTGTGTCAGGTCTGCACACATTATCTTGTATACATATGTTCACTCTAGAATCCAGACAGCtaccccatttctcagatgaggaaactgaggcatggagaggttATGAAGCACACCTTACATGGGCCCTCAGCTCTCACacatctgaattccttttcttgcctttattCTTTATGTATGTCTCTCACCTTCTTCAGGGAAGGAGTATGCCAAGGGAGACAGCCGATATATCCTGTAAGTGTTTGCCTCCATCAAGGGAGCCCTGCattgcttgggggggggggtgagtcgGGGAGCACTAATGGGGTGCTATGTGGGTACAGCACAGTGATGCCAGTGCTCCCCAATCCTTTCTCCTCCCACAGGAGTGACAACTTCACGATATGCATGGAGACCATCACAGCTTGCCTTTGGGGACCACTCAGTCTGTGGGTGGTGATCGCCTTTCTCCGCCAGCAGCCCCTCCGCTTTGTCTTACAGCTCGTGGTCTCTGTAGGTGAGGAGAGGGCCTACACTGGGTCCTAGAGGGGTTCATGGGGGATCCACAGACACAGAGCCCCTCTCAGTTGTGCCCATCCCAGGCTGAGTCAGGCTGAATGACATCATCCTGAGGTTCCGGAACAGCCATGACCCTCTCAGTCTGTGTTCTCAGGTGGGAaaggttcatttccccctcctcctctttcgtCACAACGTCTCCTGTGAAGGTTACATAAGGTGGCAGGAAGCGCATGGATCCTCCAGGGTTAGGATTCTGAGCTCCCTTCATCTGGCATTCAGTCCTCTTGTGTTCTTACACTGCTAGCTTTCTTTAGTTGTGGAATCCTGTGCTGTCTTGAATTAAAGGTATTTTGAGCTTCCTTAAATTCTGGAGATAAAAACTCTCCTGAGTTGAGAAATTCTCAGCTTCTGATTTCTGGAATTCTCACTTTTCTAATTCCTCAAATTTTCAGCCATATGTTTTCAGATTTCTTAGCTCTCTAAATTTGAGAATCAGCTCTGAGACCTTGAATGATGACTTAGAAGATGCCTTGGAATAGCTTTTCCTCCTGACTGGGTTTCCTCTTCCCCTCTTACCTCCCACAGGTCAGATCTATGGGGATGTGCTCTATTTCCTAACAGAGCAGCGGGATGGATTCCAGCATGGGGAGCTGGGCCACCCGCTCTACTTCTGGTTTTACTTTGTCTTCATGAACGGCCTGTGGCTGGTGCTGCCTGGAATCCTTGTGCTCGATTCTGTAAAGCAGCTCACCCATGCCCAGAGCATGCTGGACACCAAAACCACAAAAGCCAAGAGCAAGCTGAACTAATAAGTAGTAGGCTGGGCTTGAACACTGGCTGATGAGGAACCCTCCACCAGGAAGAAGAGTCCAGTCCTGCAGGTTGGAGGGACAAAGCAAATGAATCTGTCAAACTCGGGTTGATGGGTAAGCACCAGAAGggccagaggcaggggcaagaaaGGAGCTGTGTGGAGCTACAGCCAGGAGCCACTGGGACAGAGGTACAGAAGAAACTAGAAGGGCCATGATGGTGGCAGTgtttaaaatcaggaaataaaagaTCTTGACCCTAACACTGAGAGATCTTTAATTACTAACCCCAGAGATGTCCTGTGACTGACCCCACAAGCCCCTACCTCATTCATTTCAAGGACCACCATTCTCTCAGCCATTGACCCCCCTCCATCATCATCACTTAGGCTACCAATCTATAACCTTACAAACCCCCTGTCACTGACCCCACAGAGTCCCATGATGACTAATTAGATCCATGAGGCACCCATTATCTCTCTTAAGAAGTGATCATCCATTCACACCCTTGGTGTTCTTTCCAGAGCacactttctcattttttgtagAACTTTCCAAATCTATAAGTTCTTCAATTTATTGAACCTCTTGTCTCCTGATCAGATGCCCCATAGATACCCCATCAATAACTCCACAGATCTTTCTTCACTCACCTCAGACTCCCCCATTACTCACTCCAAAGACACCTATCAGTACCCTTAAGATCACCATCACTCACCCTAGGGACCGCAAAAACTCATAAGACCCATCTCTCACTTCACATACCCCATAACTTACCCCAACAGACCTCCAGTCATATACCCTACAACCCTACAACTCACCCCGTAGACCCCCCCCATCATGGATAACACAGACCCTCTCAAGTCACCCCACAAATCCCCTATCATTTACCCCATAGGCTGTCATTACTTACCCTACAAACCCCCATAACTTGCCTTGCAGAATTTGTCACCTCATACCCCACAGGTCCCCAGTTACCCCACAGGTCTATCACTCACCCCACATCCTGTCATCCTTCAGATCACCTATCATGTATCCACAGATTCTCATCATTCATCCCACGGATAACCTCTCACCCTATAGACCCACCCCCATCACTCCTCCCGCAGTCTGTCTGTCATTAACCTCATAGACCTTGAGTCATAAAACATGGGTACTTGAGGAGATGACAAAGAATGAAGAAACTGCGGATACCTGTAGACTGGCTCCTGGTGACCTGTGCAGAACAGGACTtcagttcaaatcctggttctgaTCAAGCCTACAGTAGAGTTTTAGAGAAATGCCTGGCTGTTCAAGCCAAAGCCGAGCACAGCCACATTCTGGCCATTGCACTTAACTCTCCGTGCCACTTACTATCCCTTTGATCTTGAGCATGTTTCTCCTTGACCTTCAGTGCTCTCACATTAAAATTCTCATAAAGGTACCTACCTCATTGGATTTTTATgcagattaaatgaattaatatatgtagAGCGCCTGGCATACACtttgtatttgttgaatggaagaataaatatatgaaagagaAAGTTCTCCCCAGGACTATGACAAGGACCTCCTTTTTTATCTCCTTGCTTCCAGTATGCAGTCTTTCCAGCCAAGGCCCTCTTCACAACCAAGACAGGCATCTGACCACATTATATCCCCATTTAAAACCTGGGCTCCAGTGCTGCCATCAGGATTGAACTCCAGAATCCAGGCTAGTGTTTTGCTCATCCCACCCTGTGATAATTGtaatgagaagcagactctcaaaTTCCTAATTTCCTTCAGAAAATCTGGCGGACCCATAAGAACTGTTATTTACTCTAGCACATGGATCAGAAGAAATGTGCCAAAAACCCCTCTCtggcttacaaaaaaaaaaaaaattctccagtaTTTATACCTTCCAAAAAATTGACATCCATGTAATAACAATACTGAGGAAACAATTACTTTAAAAGATACCAAAATAGGGGCtcatgggtggttcagttggttaagtgtctgctgggatcatgaccccagggtccaggGGTCAAACCCTGagttgggcttccagctcagcaggaagtccacttcccaccaccccctccacccctccactccAGCTAGACTCTATCACTCTCTCCCTAAaaaataaagggcgcctgggtggctcagtgggttaaagcctctgccttcggctcaggtcatgatcccggggtcctgggatccagccctgtgtcaggctctctgctcagcagggagactgcttcccttcctctctctctgcctgcctctctgcctacttgtgatctctgtttgtcaaataaataatttttttaaatcttttttaaaaatctcttttttaaaagatagcaaGATAGAATTGCGGGCTTCTCTAAAAAGTTAATGTTAAGAgtagcaggggcgcctgagtggctcagtgggttaaagcctctgcctttggctcaggtcatgatcccagggtcctgggatagagccctccatccggctctctgctcagcagggagcctgcttctgcctctctgcctacttttttttttttttaaagattttatgcatctatttgaaagacagaaatcacaagtaggcggagagacaggcagagagagaggaggaagcaggttccttactgagcagagagcccgatgcggggcttgatcccaggaccgtgggatcatgacctgagccgaaggcagaagctttaacccactgagccacccaggtgcccctctgcctacttttgatttttgtctgtcaaataaataaaatctttttaaaaaatgttaagagtaGCATTTATACAATACTGCAACAATAACTGAAGTCCAGGCGTCTTACAGGACTCCTTTGTTAGGAATTACGGTTGTAAGGGCAGTCTGTATTTTGTCCAAACCAGATGGATATTCAGTGAAGTGAGAAGAATTCCTTCATGTATTTGGTGATTTGAGGAGTCTAAAGTGTGTTCAATCAGCTGATATTTAGTATACATACACTGTTTAATAACAGGACTGACCTCAACATCTTgcaaggatcaaataaaatgaagGCAAACTTAAAAAGCTAGGACCTCCAGAGagcataaaaatgaattttttagtgaattatttattgaaatacatCATgcgggggtacctgggtggctcagtcagttaagcatctgccttcagctcaagtcctgatctggggttctgggatggagccccacatagggctccctgctcagcagggaatccccctttccctctttgtctgccccttccctggcttgtgcacactctccctctcgcaaataaatataatctttaaaaatatgtgtgtgcgtgtgtgtgtgtgtgtgtatcatggaGACAAACTGCAAAAGTCATATATGTAAATGGAAACTTTTTtgtggagattttatttatttatttgacagagattgcacgTAGGCGGggtaggggggagggggaagctccctgctgagcaaagaggccaatgcggggctcgattccagaatcctaagatcatgacctgagcctaaggcagaagcttagcccacccaggcgccccatgtaaactatttttaaaagattctggaAAAGGGATTATTTTCCATTCAGCAGGCTCATTTGAAGCAAGGGCCACAGGCTTTTGAAATAGATGACGTCATCTTTTAAGGAGAGGCACGAGGCAACTCCGGGCGGGATGTGGGACCTGACGTCATCGCACGGCCGATTCTTTCCCTGCCCACTTCTCTCGCCTGAGTAGATCGTCACGGTAATACGTAGGTGAATCTGGAATTAAGCTGCCCAGACAACCAAACCGCAGAAAAGGGGAGGCGGGACCTCAGTATGCGCCTGCGCACTTTTGGAAGTGAGGCACAATGAGCCGCTTCTGGGGGCGGGACACTTGGCAACAGCATTTTAAGCGCGTGCGCAGAGGCCGTCTCCACCCTGTGCCtggtgggaggggcagtgggggggcAGGGTCTCACAGCGCCCTCTGCGCCTGCGCCGGGCCACAAGGTGGGGCCGCGGGCACCCGAACTGTGGAGTGAGCACAGAGGTTGGGGGGCAACGGTCAACCGTCGCCCCGAAGCGGGTGGCGGCGGGATGGCGTCGGCCTCTGGAGCCTCGGATTTGGTCGGCTCTGGAGCGCCCCCACCTGGCGGGGGAGCCCAGGCGGCGGCGGCTGAGGAGGAGGAGCGAGAGGTGGTACGGGTCCGAGTCAAGGTGAGGCTGACAGTTAGTCGGCCGGCCCTCCTGGGGTGCCTAGGGGAAGGGAAGGCGGTGATTCTCTCAGGCCGGAGGGCGGGACCCGAGATTTGGGGTGTTAACCTGAGGGGCGAGGCTTGAGAGCAGAGTGATAGtggtggggacaggggtgggggagtggggctgGACCTGGAAATGCTGGGCAGGCCCTGAGGACTTAGGGACTGGAAAATGGAGGGGTAGGGGCCTGAGGAATGGATAGGTGGAGATCGTGGGTAGAGAGGAGGGGCCAtagggctggaggaggggccttAAATAGTTGAGGGGGGGCTGTTGGTGTCTGAAAGGAGGTGCTGAAGTCAGTTAACATGTAGAGACATGTACCTATGTGCACATTTACAGTCTCACCCGGAATGAGCTGACGTGCTTATCGGGAAGACAGCTAAATCAATGAGATGCTTTGGACACTGGTGAATGTCGTGAGGAGATAACGAAAAACCTTTTGAACTAGGGAGTTCCTTTAGCCAGCCAGAGTTGTAGCAGGAAGTCCCTAGAAAGGTATTGAAGGGGCAGAGACCCAGGTAAAAAAGATACACATACTCCGTATGTGTATCCGAGGAAGAGTGGAAGCAGAAGAGCAAGGGCaaaggctgggaggtggggaatgAGCCTGGCATGTTCCCTTAGGTTCCCATATTGCTGGAGCAAGAGAGCAAGGGCAGCGGTGGGTAGGGAGTAAAACAATGAGGTAAAAGAGAAGCAGATTGTGTTCTAAGAAAGCTATTGCCTTAGCTCCAGCAAGTGGTGATGGTGGCTCAGACTAGGGTGGTGGCACTGGTGTTGGTGAGAAAGTAGATTCTGGAAAGAAGTAAACAGGTCACCTCAGGGTAATACAGGAAGCTCTAAGGTAGAGGTTTGGGAATTCAGAAAAGAGATGATACCTGAGCTCTGCGCGAGCCAGTTGGAAGAAAGTGGGAAGGACTTTCCAGACGGGGGATCAGCACAAGCAAAGTCCTGGAGCCAGGATGTGTTCAAAGTAACTTCCAGCAGTTTGGTAGCACCAGAGTGTAAAGTTCAAAATAGCtgactggggctcctgggtggctcagtgggttaaggcctctgccttcggctcaggtcatgatcccagggtcctgggatggagccccacatcgggctttctgctctgcagggagcctgcttcctcctctctctctgcctgcttctctgcctagttgtgatttctctctgtcaaataaataaaatattttaaaaaaaactgactgAAGAGAGGCTGGCCAGCATCCTATAGGCCCACCTTCTGGGGACCCTGGGGCTGCCTCTGAATAAATTTAAGCAGAGTAGTATTGTAAGTAGATGTCCTAAATTGATGCAGCATTGAGTATTGATTTAATGGGAGCCAGACTGGACTTGGTGATCCTGACAACCATCGGGACAAAGAAGAAGAATTGGGTGCTTGGACCATTGCAGTAGCCAACTTCTCACTGGACTGCTGCTTTCTCCCTTGCCCCCCACAGCCTGTTCTCTTAAGAGCAGCTGGAAGAATCCTGTTAAATCCTAAGTCAGATCACATCCCTCCTCTGCACAGAACCCTTCAAGTCTTACCCTCACTCGGAGCAAAAACTAAAGCCCATGACCCAGAACACCTGCCTCCATGTGCCCCTGCCCACAACTTGTCTGACCTTGCCTCCTATccgtcactctgcctgcttcagTATGGTGATGTGGCCCCCGATGGCCCACTCTGTGTCTTATCTCCGCAG
This region of Meles meles chromosome X, mMelMel3.1 paternal haplotype, whole genome shotgun sequence genomic DNA includes:
- the LOC123935471 gene encoding 3-beta-hydroxysteroid-Delta(8),Delta(7)-isomerase, producing the protein MTTNASPLHPYWPRHLRLDNFVPNDCPTWHLLAGLFSVSGVLVVTTWLLSGRAAVVPLGTWRRLSLCWFAVCGFIHMVIEGWFSLYHEDLLGDQAFLSQLWKEYAKGDSRYILSDNFTICMETITACLWGPLSLWVVIAFLRQQPLRFVLQLVVSVGQIYGDVLYFLTEQRDGFQHGELGHPLYFWFYFVFMNGLWLVLPGILVLDSVKQLTHAQSMLDTKTTKAKSKLN